The Indicator indicator isolate 239-I01 chromosome 22, UM_Iind_1.1, whole genome shotgun sequence genome includes a window with the following:
- the TEX47 gene encoding testis-expressed protein 47 — MSEQALGPSRPRTPEPAAPERQTLLAVRQRQLRPNRFPLHRLLVVARLGEAVSVAAVAGGWLVRRGQAEHRRSGRGQESVWSGNCRGHGFPTLGHPEPTFCPHLLCFSGLEEHRTEHPMLAGWLHHNKLVDKLPVFLLKQGYYRELFENILEDHSGEDISGLLLLYPSCIFHLVESCSSTIHLIIQDLASLQNQGHRIEFPLFPHSALLQDIKVLVVAHNIPTRLCPDWYMATATAAVTWPQGSPPAESTAEVVAECLALLPQVAACIQSFEDDSEDMDESLHTLGPELLISPETVDYLCHAEECSTPEDFLRIYLSPSQVVLDSETVWPVPSHLFA; from the exons ATGTCGGAGCAGGCTCTGGGGCCGAGCCGGCCGCGCACCCCGGAGCCCGCGGCACCGGAGCGGCaaaccctgctggctgtgcGGCAGCGGCAACTGAGGCCG AACCGGTTCCCGCTCCACAGACTGCTGGTAGTTGCCCGGCTGGGTGAGGCGGTGTCGGTTGCGGCGGTGGCAGGTGGGTGGCTGGTCCGGAGAGGACAGGCCGAGCACCGCAGGTCGGGGCGTGGGCAGGAGTCGGTTTGGAGTGGGAACTGCCGCGGCCACGGGTTCCCTACGCTGGGCCACCCGGAGCCCACTTTCTGTCCGCaccttttgtgtttttctggcCTTGA AGAGCACAGAACAGAGCACCCaatgctggctggctggctccATCACAACAAACTGGTTGACAAACTGCCagtttttcttttgaaacaagGTTATTACAGAGAACTGTTTGAAAACATCTTAGAAGACCATTCAGGAGAAGACATCTCAGGTCTGCTGcttctctatcccagctgtatTTTTCACCTAGTAGAG tcctgcagcagcaccatccATCTCATCATCCAAGATTTAGCCTCTCTCCAGAATCAAGGCCACAG GATAGAATTCCCTCTCTTTCCACACAGTGCTTTACTCCAGGATATTAAAGTTCTAGTGGTGGCACACAACATCCccaccaggctgtgcccagaCTGGTACATGGCGACAGCGACAGCTGCTGTGACATGGCCACAGGGCTCCCCACCAGCAGAGTccacagcagaggtggtggCAGAGTGCCTTGCCCTCCTACCCCAAGTGGCAGCCTGCATTCAGAGTTTTGAG GATGACAGTGAGGACATGGATGAGAGTCTGCACACTCTAGGACCTGAGCTGTTGATCTCACCAGAGACTGTTGACTACTTGTGTCATGCTGAAGAGTGTTCCACTCCAGAAGATTTCCTGAGGATTTATTTAAGTCCTTCACAAGTTGTCTTGGACTCAG AGACTGTGTGGCCTGTTCCCTCTCATTTGTTTGCATGA
- the SLC5A11 gene encoding sodium/myo-inositol cotransporter 2: MVWWPVGASLFASNVGSGHFIGLAGSGAASGIAVTAYEWNGMFSVLVLAWLFLPIYIAAGVTTMPEYLRRRFGGKRIQIFLAILYLFIYIFTKISVDMYAGALFIQQALRWDLYIAVAGLLAITAVYTVSGGLAAVIYTDALQTLIMLIGAVTLMVFSFIEVGGLEGLQTKYFAAIPSTRKENSSCGLPREDAFHIFRDPVHSDLPWPGVLVGMTIPSIWYWCTDQVIVQRSLAAKNLSHAKGGSLMTSYLKILPLFIMVMPGMISRVLFPDLVACADAEICQKICGNPSGCSDIAYPKLVLELLPVGLRGLMMSVMIAALMSSLTSIFNSASTIFTMDLWKHFRPRCSEWELMIVGRVFVLLLTVVSILWIPLVQAGQGGQLFIYIQSISSYLQPPVAMVFILGCFWKRANEKGAFWGLVTGLLLGVIRLVLDFIYPEPRCGEPDPRPGVVKYMHYLYFSMLLGAISTLTVLVVSLLTEPPPEGMISRLTWFTRGDLPAKKDLAVSPCPDAAKGVCETECPALQLDLSLASENSSEDKKCPTNSSKRSSKLMTAILWLCGMERREESAENAVPAPTEPLPLASLEEKPLVKHILNISLLLCVCSGVFLWGYFA, from the exons ATGGTTTGGTGGCCT GTGGGTGCATCCCTGTTTGCCAGCAACGTGGGCAGTGGCCACTTCATCGGCCTGGCCGGCTCAGGAGCTGCCTCGGGAATCGCTGTGACAGCCTACGAGTGGAAC GggatgttttctgttttggtgCTGGCCTGGCTGTTCCTTCCCATTTACATAGCAGCAGGA GTCACCACCATGCCAGAGTACCTGAGGAGACGTTTTGGAGGCAAAAGAATTCAGATTTTCCTGGCAATTCTCTACCTGTTCATCTACATCTTCACCAAAATATCA GTGGACATGTACGCTGGGGCCCTCTTCATTCAGCAGGCCCTCCGCTGGGACCTCTACATCGCCGTGGCCGGGCTGCTGGccatcactgctgtctacaCTGTGTCAG gTGGCCTGGCAGCTGTGATCTACACGGATGCTCTGCAGACTCTCATCATGCTGATTGGGGCTGTGACTCTCATGGTCTTCA GCTTCATTGAAGTTGGTGGTCTTGAAGGTTTGCAGACAAAATACTTTGCTGCCATTCCCAGCACCCGCAAGGagaacagcagctgtggctTGCCACGAGAAGATGCTTTCCACATCTTCAGGGACCCTGTCCACTCTGACCTTCCCTGGCCAGGAGTCCTGGTGGGAATGACCATCCCATCCATTTGGTACTGGTGCACAGATCAG GTCATTGTTCAGAGGTCCCTTGCTGCAAAAAACCTCTCTCATGCAAAAGGAGGCTCCTTGATGACCTCCTACTTGAAAATTTTGCCCCTCTTTATCATGGTGATGCCAGGCATGATCAGCAGGGTTCTCTTCCCAG ATCTGGTGGCTTGTGCAGATGCAGAAATATGCCAGAAAATCTGTGGCAACCCATCTGGCTGTTCTGATATTGCTTATCCCAAGCTGGTCCTAGAACTGCTGCCTGTAG GACTCAGGGGCCTGATGATGTCAGTGATGATAGCAGCTCTCATGTCCTCCCTGACTTCCATCTTTAATAGTGCCAGCACCATCTTCACCATGGACCTCTGGAAACACTTCCGTCCTCGGTGCTCCGAGTGGGAACTGATGATCGTTGGCAG GGTCTTTGTGCTGCTTCTCACTGTGGTCTCCATCCTGTGGATCCCACTGGTGCAGGCTGGCCAGGGTGGGCAGCTCTTTATCTACATCCAGTCCATCAGCTCCTACCTGCAGCCCCCTGTGGCAATGGTGTTTATACTGGGCTGcttctggaaaagagcaaatgaaaag GGAGCCTTCTGGGGCCTCGTGACCGGGCTGCTGCTGGGCGTCATTCGGCTGGTGTTGGACTTCATCTACCCGGAGCCGCGGTGCGGGGAGCCGGACCCGCGGCCAGGCGTGGTGAAGTACATGCACTACCTCTACTTCTCCATGCTCCTGGGCGCCATCTCCACGCTCACCGTGCTGGTGGTCAGCCTGCTGACAGAGCCCCCCCCGGAAGGAATG ATAAGTCGGCTTACCTGGTTCACACGCGGGGATCTACCAGCCAAGAAAGACCTCGCAGTCAGCCCTTGCCCTGATGCTGCCAAAGGAGTATGTGAAACtgagtgcccagctctccagcttgaTCTAAGCCTTGCTTCTGAAAATAGTTCAGAAGATAAGAAAT GTCCaaccaacagcagcaaaaggagCTCCAAGCTGATGACAGctattctgtggctctgtgggaTGGAGCGCAGAGAGGAGAGTGCTGAGAACGCGGTACCCGCTCCAACCGAGCCACTTCCCCTGGCTTCCCTGGAGGAGAAGCCACTGGTGAAGCACATCTTGAACATCAGCCTGCTCTTGTGTGTCTGTTCTGGGGTCTTCCTCTGGGGCTACTTTGCATAG